ACACCTATCTAATCAATAGCTGTTGCTGAAATTGATTCAAAACCTACCGATTCTTCATCAGTCAGTGTGATATAAATTCAAACCAAGTTGTCTCTCAGACACACACAAGTCTGCGAAATGCTAGCAACAAAATACAGACACTCACCCATCATATCTATGCCTAGTGAGTTGCTTAGTACCACTCAAATGATCCTGTCAAAGGAATTAACCGCGTAAACCAATATGTGCAAGTGATTAGGTCTGTTAAATACTAAAGGGGGATTTCAATAATGAAAGATCAGGAATATACACTTAGCATTCTCAAGATGGTCATCAATAATGATTTAGAGAATCATCATGTAGAAACTAGCCAAGATTTAGAACATCTGGAATCCAAGCGAGATCAGTTAGTTTGGGAGATCGCGACTAAAATCTATACCTACAGCGGCCATAAAGTTGAGCTATCCATGGTTCGTGATTTGGTTACGATTCATCTGAAACGGAAAAGACGCCAGTTTTCTACCGCTAAACTTCTAGAAAGACAAGAACGGCAACCTCAACCTAAACCCCCCATCCGTTCTAATGTAGACTCTGTGAGATGGATATTCCTGAAGACTTGCTCCATCATTTGCAACTATACAGATGTCAATGCCCATCGAGTCAGTATGGCGAGTCGAATTGCAGATTTCGCTGATGAGAAGGAATTGACTCAGATTTTGCGAGATCTAGAAGAAGTTTTTGAGATTAAATTCCCCCATCAAGCCACAACCCAGATTAAAACCGTTAAACATCTGGTAGACGTCATTGGCTACCAAATCAAACTTCATTCTGACTATCAACCGGCTGCTAACTATGAATCAGCTATAGCCATATAAAACAACTGCATTCTATAAAACAATGCAGAAATTACATCAAAGTCATGCAAAAAACGGGTTTAGGGCGATAGATCCGTCCCCCTAATAGGGCATAACTAGGATCAGATGTCTTTCTGCCAAGGAAACATCACCACAATTTCAGAAAGCCCCACGACTAGAGTTGCGGGGCTTTTTATCTTAGTATTAACGCTTTGAAACAGGCTGCGAGGCACCAGAAGGCTGAGACAGTTGGTGCTGGGCCAGCCAGTATCCCACCAAAATTCCCAGCACGCTACATACTAGATCTAGCGCATCTAAGGAGCGGGTCGGAGCAAAAAACTGAGCTCCTTCTTCGGCTAAGGTCCATCCACTAAAAGCGAGTACCCATAGGGGTAAACGATAACGGCCTAATCGTAGGGTAAAGGGATGTAATAAACGATGGCCTAGATAGGCAGCCAAGCCATAGAGAATGACATGCCCCAACTTGTCATAGTAGGGAATGACAGCCAGTTGAGACGGTAAATTTCCGGTATAGGCTAAAACCAATATCCAGCCAAATAAGGCGGCATAGAGAAAGGCTAGCCACTTTAATCGTGAGTGCGATCGCAGTTTCGAGGACATCAGCAAGCGGAAGTGGATTTAGAGGAGACTCCAATCTAGCCTCCGCTCCTATTCAATGCCCAATATGGGATAAAGTGCAGCCAACTTAAACGTCGTAAACGCGGCACTCTTCTGCATTAGGGTTATCATCACAAAAGTCTTCAAACTGAGAAGGCTGCTCTTGTACTTTCTTGTGAGAATATTCAGCTTGGAGCTCTTCGACGATATCCCAGGCAACTGCACAGGCTTTGGAAGTCGCGCCTTCGCTCGCACACGTTTCACGAGCTTGGCTTAAAGCATCTTCCATACGGGTTTCCATGGCTACAGATTGCTCAAGGGTCGGTGCAGCTGTCTCTAAAGTAAGGGGCATTGTTAATCACATTCCTATCATTGTGGTCAGAGTTGAGTCTTAATGAAGTAAAACCATCACTCTGAAGACTTCTCCTCTAACCTAGCTAGGGCATCCTTCCACCGACAGCGGTAGAAACCCGTAACTCCTCGATCGGTTTATTCGGCAAACACAAACTTAACTCAGTAATAGTACCGACCGAATTTGCTCTAGCGCATTGTTAACACTTGCTCAATCATTCCCTGGGCTTGTGATGCATATCCGCCACCAAACAAATTGAAGTGATTCAGGATGTGATACAGATTGTAGAGAGTTTTACGCTGTTGATAGCCTTCGGCTAGGGGCCAAGTCGCTTGATATCCCCGATAAAATGCCGACGGAAATCCCCCAAAAAGCTCAGTCATGGCAAGATCGACTTCTCGATCGCCATAGTAGGTTGCAGGGTCTAGAATAATCGGTTCTCCGGCCTGACTAAAGGCTGCATTGCCTGACCACAGATCGCCGTGAACTAAAGAGGACGCGACAGGGTGAGTCAATAGTGCAGGGATTTTATCCACAAGCACATCCCCCTGGCGAAAATGCCCGCCATGCCGTTGAGCCAGCTGGAGCTGATAGCCAATGCGATGCTCGGCAAAAAATTCTCCCCAATTCTCAGTCCAAGGATTGCGCTGAGGGGTATCGCCAATCGTGTTGTTTTGGTGCCAGCCAAAACCTTGATCATGAGCCTGGCGATGCATCGCGGCCAGTTGTTGCCCCATCGCAAACCACGCTTGGGAATCGCCATGGCCTAAGGGAATCCATTCCAGGATGATATAGCTTTGTCCTTCGGCAGCGCCCCATCCTATCAGCTTCGGCACCCGAATACTGCGGGACGCCTGCATGTCTTTGAGACCCTCTGCTTCTGCTTCAAACATCGCCACTTTGCTGGCCTGATTGAGTTTGACGAAATAGTGTTCCTGACCGTCACTCACCTGATAGGCCTGATTGATACTGCCACCGCCTACAGAATTGCGAGTTGCGATCGCAAAATCTTTCCCTTGTATTTGACTAATCTGGCGCTGAATCTCAGTCCATACAGACATATCCACCTCCTAAGCCCTGACAGAAAAAAGACAACCTCAGTGAGGTTGTCTTTTCGAAGAAGCTAATGAATCAATACCTGACAATCGGCGCAATTAGTCATCGTAAATCCGACACTCAGCAGCATCAGGATTATCATCACAATATTGCTCAAGGGAGTTTTTATCTTCGTTATTGCTTTTACGCTGATGGGATGCTTCGGCTTGCAGCTCTTCCACTGCATCCCAGGCTGCTGCACACTCACCAGAAGTGGCACCGCTAGTATCACAAGTTTCTCGGGCTTGCTCTAGCTCTTTTTCAATTTTTTCTTGAATGTTGGACATAGGTCAATTTTCAACCACTCTTATCTATGTGTTTATCTGAGCAAACGACAGCATTTTGATACTGCTGTTAAATCATCCAAAGGCGTTTCTGGTTCATGCATTTAGTGTAACCATATCTCACAGTAATTGACTGGCTAGAGAAATAGGGTGCCCTTTAACACTGTTTTAGGAATGTCTTAGCAAAGCGCTAGATAAGTTTTTCAGAAGCAAAAACTAGTCATTAATCGAACGATTGTAAATAGGATTACACAATTTTTCATGAAGCTGTAGCACAGCCTACAACCGATTTATAGCAAGCATAGATATACTTCATGGGTATCGAAGCTAACGGAGTCTGACATGATGACTATCTGCGACAATACCAACCAAACAGAACTGCTGCGATTCTGGGTGCAAGAACTGACTCACTTATCTCCCCATGAAGTAGACGAAGTGGTAACGGCCCTCAGTCAAGAGAAGGCTACTCTCAATCCTGCTGCATAAGGTTGGATCATCCCATATTATGCCCTTCAATATACCGATGGTTTGAGCCTCTCATCCATCGGTTAATTTTTTCTCAAATCCCCATTCCCGTGGTGGTTTAACTCTGTTAGACTGCTGAAGTCATACAATCGGTCTTTCTCGTTGGTTGCTGCGGGTCAATCCTATCGATTACTATTTGTCTCTACTCCTCTAGGACCTTTAGGATCTGGGGTTGGGGGAGGAGTCGAACTAACGCTCCTGAATATGCTGGATGCCTTAACCCAGCAGGGCCACCACATCCAGGTAGTTGCACCTCAGCAATCTCAGTTGCCCCAAACTGAGGTGATCACCGTAGCCGGAACACCCCAGATTCCAGCCCAAACCCAAACTCGACAGACCCCGATTCATCTTCCTGAAAACTCAGTTCTCGCCAATATGTGGCTGCAGGTTTTGGCCCTGCAATCTGAGTTTGACCTGATTATCAACTTTGCCTATGATTGGCTGCCCCTCTACTTAACGCCCTTCTTAGACACACCTGTTGCCCATCTGATCAGCATGGGGTCGCTTTCAGACGCCATGGATCAAATCATTGGTCAAATGGCAGAGCAGTTCCCCCATACGATTGGTGTCCATACTCAAGCCCAGGCCAATACCTTTCCCTTTGCCCAGCACTGCTATCCCGTCGGTAATGGCTTTAATTTAGACCTTTACCAATTTACCCCTGAGCCAGAGGACTACTTATGCTGGCTGGGGCGGATTGCCCCCGAGAAAGCCTTGGAAGATGCGGTCGCTGCGGTCGATCAAACGGGGCAAGCTCTCAAAATTATGGGCCATATTCAAGATCAGACCTATTTTGATCAAATTCAGGCTCAGTTTCCCAACGCCAACATCGACTATCTAGGGTTTCTGGAGACCACGGCTATGCAAGAGGTCTTACGCCATAGCCGGGGGTTGCTCGTGACGCCTCGCTGGGTGGAAGCCTTTGGCAATGTTGTGATTGAAGCCCTAGCCTGCGGTGTTCCTGTAATTGCTTACCATCGGGGCGGTCCCGCAGAAATTATCCAGCCAGGAAAAACAGGCTGGCTCGTCGAGCCCGATAGCATCGATGGCCTAGTGGAGGCCATTCACAAGCTGCCCGAGATCGACCGACAGACCTGTCGCCAGCAGGCTGAGCAGGAGTATTCTCTGACGGCCTTTGCCCAGCGCCTGGAGCAATGGTTTGCTAAAATCCTGTCTCAACCCAGTACATAAAACCATGCAAGCCTGTCAGCTCCCTCCTTTTTTGCAACCGGGTGATGATCTTTGGGTAACAATGCCCAGCGGCACCCTCCGAGAGCGGCAGAATTTTGATCAAGGGGTTGTGGTGTTGCGATCGCACCCCTACTCCATCCACCTATCCCCGAACATCACCGCTCAGTGGGGCTATCTTGCTGGCACCGATACTCAGCGCAGACAAGCCCTGATCGAGGGGCTCAAAGGCGACTATTCCGGCATCTTTTGTGGACGAGGCGGTTATGGCGGCGCTCGACTTTTAGAAGACTGGCAATGGCCTCCTACCTCTGCCAAATGGCTGGTGGGGTTTTCCGATGTGACGACTCTTCTCTGGGGACTCGCTACTCAGGGAATCGCTAGTGTTCATGGTCCGGTGATGACCACCTTGGCCCATGAACCCGACTGGTCCCAGCAGCGACTGTTTGATTGGCTCGCCGGTCGTCCCATACCCGCCCTCACAGGCAAAGGGTGGGGTCAGGGCAAAGCAACCGGTATCTTATTACCCGGCAATTTAACGGTGGCAACCCATATCTTAGGAACGTCTCTCTGCCCCAACCTAGACCAGGTGATCTTAGCCCTAGAAGATGTGGGAGAAGCCCCTTATCGGCTGGATCGGATGCTAACCCAATGGCGTATGACTGGGGTATTTAAGCAGGTAAAAGGTATTGCCCTCGGGCGCTTTAGTGATTGTGAAGCCCCTACCGGGATTCCTAGCTTAACGGTGGAAGAAGTTCTCCGCGATCGCTTGGAGGATTTAGGTATCCCCATTGTGTCGGGGTTACCCTTTGGCCATGGCGCTCCCAACGCAGCTTTACCCGTGGGTGTCCCTGCCCATTTAGATGGCGATCAGGGGACATTAAGCGTTGAGGCTCCTTAGGGATCAGCTCTCAAATCTGTACGCTATCGTAAAAAGTAGAGACCATCAGGACCCTAGGCATGAACGAGCTGAGGCAGGTACTAGAATTAGCAACCGAAGAAGAATTACAAGACCTGACGGATTTGTTGTTTCGACGCCGATATAATCCCCTCGATTACCTGCGAGAACCCACCCCGGATCAGGTCCAAGCGTCCAGTCGCCAAAAGTGGCTAGAAACCATCGAGAACCGTTTCCGCTTTGTAGCCGCCGACGGGTTTACAGTCCTGAAAGGGCAAACAGAAACCTTAAGCTATCGCCAAGTCCTGGTTCAAGTCAGCCGCCATTTGAAGATTAAGTATTCCCCGACCCTATCCACCACCGATTTAGAAGCTGAGATCTATTTGCATTTGATCAAGGAAGCTTGGCAAAAGTTACCGGAGAATCAGCAAGAGCAACTGCAACAGCGGATCCAAAAGGCCTTGGCTGAGGCTCCTGGGATGCCCTTGCCCGTCAATTGCCAAATGGATCCCCGACGATGGCTGCTGGAAGGAAGCAGCGCTTTAGCCGTATCATCAGTGTTGCGCCCCTTGCTGTTAAAGCATTTGGCGCGGCAATTTGCGGCTCAGATGGCAGTGTATCAAGTGGCTCGACAAGCAGCCCCCCAAATCGAAGGACAAATCGCTGTGCAAGCAGCACGACGCGGTATGGCTTGGAATGCGGCTCGATATGGCGTGATGCGTGGGGCGTTGACCGTAGTGAGTTCAGCCCTGTGGATTGGCTTGTTTGCAGACCTGGGTTGGCGTGCGATCTCAACCAACTACGGGCGCGTCATTCCGGTAATCTTTACTCTGGCCCAAATTCGTCTGATTCGGGGGGACGCATCTTGGCAGTCTGTTTGAGTATGATTCGAAATGTCCACTGATCCCCATTCTTGGTTTGCTCCCTCTCACTTCATCATGTTGGCCTTACTGGGCGGCTTTGGGTTAACCCATAGCGGCTTGGCCTCCCTGCGAATGACCGCAGAGAAAAAATTAGGGGCGCGACTGTATCGCGTAATTTTTGCCCTAGCGAGTATCACTGCAGCCGTGATTGTGATCGGCTATTTTCTCAAGCATCGTTACGATGGGGTGCTGCTCTGGCAACTACAGGGCACCCCCGGTTTAAAGAGCTTCGTTTGGGCCTTGTCAGCCATTTCCTTTATTTTTCTCTATCCCGCTACGTTTAACCTGCTGGAAATTGCGGCCATCCAAAAGCCCCAGGTGCATCTCTACGAAACGGGTATTATTCGCATCTGTCGCCATCCCCAAATGGTAGGCCAGGTGATTTGGTGTATTGCCCATTTACTTTGGGTGGGCACATCCTTTACCCTGGCCACCTGTTTGGGACTGATTGGTTATCACTTGTTTGGGGTTTGGCATGGTGATCAGCGTTTGGCTAAACGCTATGGAGAGGCCTTTGCAGCGGTCAAAGAGCGCACCTCCATTGTTCCCTTTCTAGCTATTGCCCAGGGCAAACAAACCTTCCAGTTGAAAGAGTTTTTGAAGCCTGCCTATGTCGGGGTGGCTGGCTTTGTTTGGCTATTTTGGATTGCCCATCCCTTAATGATGCGTGCAGCATTCAACGTTCGCTGGTAGCATGATCCCAGCGTATAAAATCTCTTGTTTAAAACACCGTTGAGCATGCTGCCTGCGACTAATACCCAGACTTTTAACCCAGACGTTTTACAATCTGAGACGCCCGTTCTAGTTAGCTTTTGGGCACCTTGGTGTGGGGTCTGTCGTTGGGTGGAGCCGATGCTGATCCAGGTACAAGCAGATTACGGTTCGGCACTCAAAATTGTTACCGTCAATGCCGACGAAAATTTTCCCATTGCCAGCCAATATCGGCTCACGAATATTCCGAGTTTGCTGCTATTCCACCAGGGTCGCTTGATCCATCGCATGGACCACTTTTGCGATGGCCGAAGGCCGGCCTTCGGCCATCGCACCGAAGCATTGCACTTACTAGAGAAAGCCCTCGGCAAGATTGTTCCATCCCTAATGTCTGCCGGGTAACCTAACTTTACATACCTTAGTGCTCACAACCAAAATTTTTCAGAGTATCCCAAATAGTCTTTGGGACTCGTATTCGATGGGTTAATCTTAAGATTTCCAAGTCGAAAAAGGGCCTGACAATATGTAACAATGTAAAATGTTTTACAAACTGTAAAGTTTCTTATCGAAAACAGCGTCAACGATGGATTCGTTATATCAATTTGCTTGGCTTATCCCTGTATTGCCACTTGGCGGTGCATTTCTCGTCGGTTTGGGGTTAATTTCCTATAACAAACAAACCAACGCTCTCCGTCAACTCAATGCGGCCTTTATTGTGTCCCTGATGGGAGCGGCAATGGTCCTCTCCTTCTCCATCTTGTGGAGTCAGATTCAAGGTCACGATCCCTATCTGATGACCTTTGAATGGGCCTCAGCAGGAGCGTTTCACCTGACGATGGGCTATACCATCGATCACCTGACCTCTCTGATGCTAGTGGTGGTCACCACGGTTGCCTTCCTGGTGATGATTTATACCGATGGGTATATGGCCCATGACCCCGGTTATGTAAGGTTTTATGCATATTTAAGTCTATTTAGCTTCTCCATGTTGGGGCTCGTCGTTAGCCCCAACTTGGTGCAAATTTATATTTTTTGGGAATTGGTAGGGATGTGTTCCTACCTGCTGGTGGGATTCTGGTATGACCGCAAGCCTGCTGCCAATGCCTGCCAAAAAGCATTTGTAACGAACCGAGTCGGTGACTTTGGGTTACTGCTCGGCATTTTGGGCCTATATTGGGCCACCAATAGTTTTGAATTCGACATTATGGGAGAGCGATTGCAATCCCTCGTGTCGACCGGTGAACTCAGCGGAGTTGTGGCTGCCATCTTCGCCATCTTGGTGTTTATGGGACCCATGGCCAAGTCAGCCCAGTTCCCCCTCCATGTCTGGCTACCGGAAGCCATGGAAGGTCCGACCCCCATTTCTGCCCTAATTCACGCGGCAACGATGGTGGCTGCTGGTGTTTTCCTCGTGGCTCGGATGTTTCCCGTGTTCTCGGGCATCCCCACCGCCATGCAGTTTATTGCCTGGACGGGCGCGATTACCGCCTTCTTAGGCGCAACGATTGCAGTCACACAAAACGATATTAAGAAGGGTCTGGCCTACTCCACCATTTCCCAATTGGGCTATATGGTAATGGCCATGGGCATCGGAGCCTATTCTGCAGGTCTATTTCACCTGATGACCCATGCCTACTTTAAGGCCATGCTGTTTCTCGGCTCTGGCTCTGTCATCCACGGCATGGAAGCCGTCGTCGGACATAATCCAGCCCTGGCCCAAGATATGCGTCTGATGGGTGGCTTGCGCAAGTACATGCCCTATACCGGCATTACCTTTTTAATCGGTTGCTTAGCGATCTGCGGTATTCCACCTTTTGCAGGTTTTTGGTCCAAGGATGAGATTCTCAGTTCCGCCTTTGAAGCCAATCCAGCCTTGTGGTTGGTAGGCTGGCTGACTGCAGGCCTGACAGCCTTCTATATGTTCCGGATGTATTTTTCCACCTTTGAAGGGGACTTCCGAGGCAATATCAATGCCCTGCGGGAGCAGATTGATGGCAAATCTCCTGCCCTCAACTTCGGCCCTGGCGCGATGGATCCTCGAGAGTTGACCATGGTAGCTGAGCAAGAGGCTCATCATCATGACGATCATCACCATGCGGATGAACCCCATGAATCTCCAATTACCATGACCTTGCCGTTAATGGTGTTGGCACTGCCCTCCATTGCTATCGGTCTATTGGGCATGCCGTTTAACAATCGGTTTGAAGCTTTTATCTACGCTCCTGGCGAAGCCAATGCAGCTCTAGAAGCAGCGGCTGAGTTTGAATGGTCTGAGTTTCTGCTGATGGCCGGAAATTCCGTCGGTATTGCCCTAATCGGGATTACCCTGGCGTCTTTGATGTACCGAACTCGAAAAGTGGATCCGGCTGCGATCGCAAATCGCTTCCCCTCCTTGTATGAGTTCTCCCTCAACAAGTGGTTTATTGATGACCTCTATGAGCGCACCATCATCAAGGGCTGTCGACGGATTGCTCGTCAGGTTCTAGAGGTTGACTTCAAAGTCGTCGATGGCATCGTTAACTTCGCTGGATTCCTCGCAGTATTAACTGGCGAAGGGCTTAAGTACTTGGAAAGTGGCCGT
The genomic region above belongs to Acaryochloris sp. CCMEE 5410 and contains:
- a CDS encoding Calvin cycle protein CP12: MPLTLETAAPTLEQSVAMETRMEDALSQARETCASEGATSKACAVAWDIVEELQAEYSHKKVQEQPSQFEDFCDDNPNAEECRVYDV
- a CDS encoding fructosamine kinase family protein, whose protein sequence is MSVWTEIQRQISQIQGKDFAIATRNSVGGGSINQAYQVSDGQEHYFVKLNQASKVAMFEAEAEGLKDMQASRSIRVPKLIGWGAAEGQSYIILEWIPLGHGDSQAWFAMGQQLAAMHRQAHDQGFGWHQNNTIGDTPQRNPWTENWGEFFAEHRIGYQLQLAQRHGGHFRQGDVLVDKIPALLTHPVASSLVHGDLWSGNAAFSQAGEPIILDPATYYGDREVDLAMTELFGGFPSAFYRGYQATWPLAEGYQQRKTLYNLYHILNHFNLFGGGYASQAQGMIEQVLTMR
- a CDS encoding Calvin cycle protein CP12; translation: MSNIQEKIEKELEQARETCDTSGATSGECAAAWDAVEELQAEASHQRKSNNEDKNSLEQYCDDNPDAAECRIYDD
- a CDS encoding glycosyltransferase family 4 protein, with product MVAAGQSYRLLFVSTPLGPLGSGVGGGVELTLLNMLDALTQQGHHIQVVAPQQSQLPQTEVITVAGTPQIPAQTQTRQTPIHLPENSVLANMWLQVLALQSEFDLIINFAYDWLPLYLTPFLDTPVAHLISMGSLSDAMDQIIGQMAEQFPHTIGVHTQAQANTFPFAQHCYPVGNGFNLDLYQFTPEPEDYLCWLGRIAPEKALEDAVAAVDQTGQALKIMGHIQDQTYFDQIQAQFPNANIDYLGFLETTAMQEVLRHSRGLLVTPRWVEAFGNVVIEALACGVPVIAYHRGGPAEIIQPGKTGWLVEPDSIDGLVEAIHKLPEIDRQTCRQQAEQEYSLTAFAQRLEQWFAKILSQPST
- a CDS encoding LD-carboxypeptidase, with the protein product MQACQLPPFLQPGDDLWVTMPSGTLRERQNFDQGVVVLRSHPYSIHLSPNITAQWGYLAGTDTQRRQALIEGLKGDYSGIFCGRGGYGGARLLEDWQWPPTSAKWLVGFSDVTTLLWGLATQGIASVHGPVMTTLAHEPDWSQQRLFDWLAGRPIPALTGKGWGQGKATGILLPGNLTVATHILGTSLCPNLDQVILALEDVGEAPYRLDRMLTQWRMTGVFKQVKGIALGRFSDCEAPTGIPSLTVEEVLRDRLEDLGIPIVSGLPFGHGAPNAALPVGVPAHLDGDQGTLSVEAP
- a CDS encoding NnrU family protein: MSTDPHSWFAPSHFIMLALLGGFGLTHSGLASLRMTAEKKLGARLYRVIFALASITAAVIVIGYFLKHRYDGVLLWQLQGTPGLKSFVWALSAISFIFLYPATFNLLEIAAIQKPQVHLYETGIIRICRHPQMVGQVIWCIAHLLWVGTSFTLATCLGLIGYHLFGVWHGDQRLAKRYGEAFAAVKERTSIVPFLAIAQGKQTFQLKEFLKPAYVGVAGFVWLFWIAHPLMMRAAFNVRW
- a CDS encoding co-chaperone YbbN, whose amino-acid sequence is MLPATNTQTFNPDVLQSETPVLVSFWAPWCGVCRWVEPMLIQVQADYGSALKIVTVNADENFPIASQYRLTNIPSLLLFHQGRLIHRMDHFCDGRRPAFGHRTEALHLLEKALGKIVPSLMSAG
- a CDS encoding NAD(P)H-quinone oxidoreductase subunit 5, producing MDSLYQFAWLIPVLPLGGAFLVGLGLISYNKQTNALRQLNAAFIVSLMGAAMVLSFSILWSQIQGHDPYLMTFEWASAGAFHLTMGYTIDHLTSLMLVVVTTVAFLVMIYTDGYMAHDPGYVRFYAYLSLFSFSMLGLVVSPNLVQIYIFWELVGMCSYLLVGFWYDRKPAANACQKAFVTNRVGDFGLLLGILGLYWATNSFEFDIMGERLQSLVSTGELSGVVAAIFAILVFMGPMAKSAQFPLHVWLPEAMEGPTPISALIHAATMVAAGVFLVARMFPVFSGIPTAMQFIAWTGAITAFLGATIAVTQNDIKKGLAYSTISQLGYMVMAMGIGAYSAGLFHLMTHAYFKAMLFLGSGSVIHGMEAVVGHNPALAQDMRLMGGLRKYMPYTGITFLIGCLAICGIPPFAGFWSKDEILSSAFEANPALWLVGWLTAGLTAFYMFRMYFSTFEGDFRGNINALREQIDGKSPALNFGPGAMDPRELTMVAEQEAHHHDDHHHADEPHESPITMTLPLMVLALPSIAIGLLGMPFNNRFEAFIYAPGEANAALEAAAEFEWSEFLLMAGNSVGIALIGITLASLMYRTRKVDPAAIANRFPSLYEFSLNKWFIDDLYERTIIKGCRRIARQVLEVDFKVVDGIVNFAGFLAVLTGEGLKYLESGRIQFYLFIIFMAVLGISIATVI